The Streptomyces albofaciens JCM 4342 genome has a segment encoding these proteins:
- a CDS encoding peptidoglycan-binding domain-containing protein, whose protein sequence is MRPNVMTRTLVSVAAAVGIAAGGLAGAGTSFAASAPAAQPAVSAESVTVLAVNNLGLSAAEAKKVQRWLKTYWSYTGAIDGQLGTGSWKAFQRCLKANWGYTGAIDGKVGSGTIKALQRLLKNWGYNGAVDGIWGSGSKAAFKRFANGI, encoded by the coding sequence ATGCGACCGAACGTCATGACGAGGACCCTCGTCAGTGTCGCCGCCGCCGTCGGCATCGCCGCCGGGGGCCTGGCGGGGGCGGGCACCAGCTTCGCGGCGTCCGCGCCCGCGGCCCAGCCGGCGGTGAGCGCCGAGTCCGTCACCGTGCTGGCGGTGAACAACCTCGGCCTGTCCGCCGCGGAAGCCAAGAAGGTCCAGCGCTGGCTCAAGACGTACTGGAGCTACACCGGGGCGATCGACGGGCAGCTGGGCACGGGCAGCTGGAAGGCGTTCCAGCGCTGCCTCAAGGCGAACTGGGGCTACACCGGGGCGATCGACGGAAAGGTCGGGTCCGGCACCATCAAGGCGCTGCAGCGTCTGCTGAAGAACTGGGGCTACAACGGGGCGGTCGACGGTATCTGGGGCTCGGGCAGCAAGGCCGCGTTCAAACGGTTCGCCAACGGCATCTAG
- a CDS encoding acyl carrier protein produces the protein MNRTQKIQQFIEERFLVQFGGEVTADTDLFQAGVIDSFGYIQLMSFIENDFALRDTDDELLSNIFVSLADIDAFVAGLAENHAPAGDGR, from the coding sequence ATGAACCGGACCCAGAAGATCCAGCAGTTCATCGAAGAGCGCTTCCTCGTCCAATTCGGCGGCGAGGTGACGGCCGACACCGACCTCTTCCAGGCGGGCGTCATCGACTCGTTCGGCTACATCCAGCTCATGTCCTTCATCGAGAACGACTTCGCGCTGCGCGACACGGACGACGAACTGCTCTCCAACATTTTCGTTTCCCTGGCGGACATCGACGCGTTCGTCGCCGGCCTGGCCGAAAACCACGCCCCCGCGGGCGACGGGCGGTGA
- a CDS encoding GNAT family N-acetyltransferase, translating to MFAISLGDDGAELCPLEPWQAGELLAHIDRGREFIGQYNQLPEVLHDLDACRAFLRTYAEKAASDTGRLYGIRTDGTLVGTVFFRTMDVAQGTAELGCWLEPAAAGKGLVTRAVRLLVDWAVEERGIHRVEWWAAAENVPSIAVARRLGMTREGVARQSYLYRGKRHDMELWSVLAPEWRARRTADR from the coding sequence ATGTTCGCGATATCCCTGGGCGACGACGGTGCGGAGCTGTGTCCGCTCGAACCCTGGCAGGCCGGGGAACTGCTGGCCCACATCGACCGGGGGCGGGAGTTCATCGGGCAGTACAACCAGCTGCCGGAGGTGCTCCACGACCTGGACGCGTGCCGCGCGTTCCTCCGTACGTACGCGGAGAAGGCCGCCTCCGACACCGGGCGCCTGTACGGGATCCGGACCGACGGGACGCTGGTCGGCACGGTCTTCTTCCGGACGATGGACGTCGCGCAGGGCACCGCCGAGCTGGGCTGCTGGCTGGAGCCTGCGGCGGCGGGCAAGGGACTGGTGACCCGGGCCGTACGGCTGCTCGTCGACTGGGCCGTGGAGGAGCGGGGCATCCACCGCGTGGAGTGGTGGGCCGCGGCGGAGAACGTGCCCAGCATCGCGGTGGCCCGGCGGCTGGGGATGACGCGGGAGGGGGTCGCGCGCCAGAGCTACCTGTACCGGGGCAAGCGGCACGACATGGAGCTCTGGTCGGTGCTGGCGCCGGAGTGGCGGGCGCGGCGGACGGCGGACCGCTGA
- a CDS encoding MFS transporter: protein MTYTRPPADPGNGVRATEADHAPTHAHAAPSPWRALSVVLIGIFVAVLDTFIVLVATPAIQRDLHASDADVQLVLAGYQLAYAVALITGARLGDLIGRKRCFLIGMALFTLASVACAAAPGAGALIGARLVQGLGAAVMSPQVFSTIQVLLPPERRARAFGVLGAVIGTAGVAGQLLGGVLVSADLFGTSWRPIFWVNVPVGLLTLALAAVLVPESRAPEARRLDLAGTAVLTPALFLLVVPLVEGREAGWPLWTWLSPVLGALALAAFARVERRVEARGGSPLVRLRLLRSRAFAVGMLLVLLTYFGINSFFLVLSVTLQDGLGLDTLAAGAFYLPFAAAFFAGSLVAGRLASYGRRLLRAGALVLALGHAGAIAVVLQAGAALTARLLVVPLLVIGAGTGALVTPLLNAVLARVRPAEIGMASGILSTGQQVGGSVGVAAVGVIFYGTLGGAAPHDPSAYGSALAAALAFCLALAVTVSVLLRALPQPPRAPGA from the coding sequence ATGACGTACACCAGGCCACCGGCAGACCCCGGAAACGGCGTCCGCGCAACGGAAGCGGACCATGCCCCTACGCACGCCCACGCCGCGCCGTCCCCCTGGCGCGCCCTCTCCGTCGTCCTCATCGGCATCTTCGTGGCCGTACTGGACACCTTCATCGTCCTGGTGGCCACCCCGGCCATCCAGCGGGACCTGCACGCCTCGGACGCGGACGTGCAACTCGTCCTCGCCGGATACCAGCTCGCCTACGCCGTCGCCCTGATCACCGGTGCCCGTCTCGGCGACCTGATCGGCCGCAAGCGGTGCTTCCTGATCGGCATGGCTCTCTTCACGCTCGCTTCGGTGGCCTGTGCCGCCGCGCCCGGCGCCGGGGCGCTGATCGGCGCGCGGCTCGTCCAGGGGCTCGGCGCCGCCGTGATGTCGCCGCAGGTCTTCTCGACCATCCAGGTGCTGCTGCCGCCGGAGCGGCGCGCGCGGGCGTTCGGTGTGCTCGGCGCGGTCATCGGTACGGCGGGGGTCGCCGGGCAGCTCCTCGGTGGCGTGCTGGTCTCCGCCGACCTCTTCGGTACGTCCTGGCGCCCGATCTTCTGGGTGAACGTACCCGTCGGCCTGCTCACGCTGGCGCTGGCGGCCGTCCTCGTACCCGAGTCGCGGGCCCCGGAGGCCCGCCGCCTCGACCTGGCGGGCACGGCCGTACTGACGCCCGCGCTCTTCCTCCTCGTCGTACCGCTAGTCGAGGGCCGGGAGGCCGGCTGGCCGCTGTGGACGTGGCTCAGCCCGGTCCTGGGGGCACTCGCCCTCGCCGCGTTCGCGCGCGTGGAACGCCGGGTGGAGGCACGCGGCGGTTCCCCTCTCGTACGGCTGCGCCTGCTGCGGTCCCGCGCCTTCGCGGTCGGGATGCTCCTGGTCCTGCTCACCTACTTCGGGATCAACTCCTTCTTCCTGGTCCTGTCCGTCACCTTGCAGGACGGCCTCGGCCTGGACACCCTCGCCGCCGGCGCCTTCTACCTGCCCTTCGCGGCGGCCTTCTTCGCCGGCAGCCTCGTCGCCGGACGCCTGGCCTCCTACGGGCGGCGCCTGTTGCGGGCCGGGGCGCTCGTCCTCGCCCTCGGTCACGCAGGCGCCATCGCCGTCGTCCTCCAGGCCGGTGCCGCGCTGACCGCCCGGCTCCTCGTCGTACCGCTGCTGGTGATCGGCGCGGGCACCGGCGCGCTGGTCACACCGCTGCTCAATGCCGTACTCGCCCGCGTACGGCCCGCGGAGATCGGCATGGCCTCCGGCATCCTGTCCACCGGCCAGCAGGTGGGCGGCTCGGTCGGCGTCGCCGCCGTCGGCGTCATCTTCTACGGCACGCTGGGCGGCGCCGCACCCCACGACCCGAGCGCGTACGGGTCCGCCCTGGCCGCCGCGCTGGCCTTCTGCCTGGCACTGGCCGTCACGGTGTCCGTCCTGCTGCGGGCGCTGCCGCAGCCGCCCAGAGCACCCGGGGCATAG
- a CDS encoding helix-turn-helix transcriptional regulator has protein sequence MSGREARGSGGRGAAPGGEAMAIGRVRASMTGPEQATVAGREQQTPAAGPEQASTTGAEQATAAGPERRRVLAAFLRSRRERLAPADAGLPAGPRRRTPGLRREEVATLSGVSVTWYTWLEQARDITVSRQVLHSLARVLCLSPAETRHLFALAGHPLPAPDAARAGGRPLQRLVDALDPHPAYVVAANWDLLAWNRAEAGLIGDPAHWGDPERNLLRLVFTDPRIRTLLTDWPDQARTLLEQYRASADRHTGDPAFTRLTADLRTRSPEFRTWWDTHDIAEFRPTRRVFDHPRLGRLTFDYVKLTPVDTPGVTLVSCMPSDDATAGQLAALSAYAGDRDTPSPPHAEGASGLR, from the coding sequence ATGAGCGGGCGGGAAGCCAGGGGAAGCGGAGGGCGCGGGGCCGCGCCGGGCGGGGAAGCGATGGCGATCGGCCGGGTGCGGGCATCGATGACCGGCCCGGAGCAGGCGACGGTGGCCGGCCGGGAGCAGCAGACGCCGGCGGCCGGACCGGAGCAGGCATCAACGACCGGCGCGGAGCAGGCAACGGCGGCCGGTCCGGAGCGGCGCCGGGTGCTGGCCGCCTTCCTCCGCTCCCGCCGGGAACGCCTCGCCCCCGCTGACGCAGGCCTCCCGGCGGGCCCGCGCCGCCGTACGCCCGGCCTGCGCCGCGAGGAGGTCGCGACCCTGTCGGGTGTCAGCGTGACGTGGTACACCTGGCTCGAACAGGCCAGGGACATCACCGTGAGCCGCCAGGTCCTGCACAGCCTGGCCCGGGTCCTGTGCCTGTCCCCGGCCGAGACGCGCCACCTGTTCGCCCTGGCCGGCCATCCGCTGCCGGCACCCGACGCGGCACGGGCCGGCGGCCGGCCGTTGCAGCGGCTCGTGGACGCGCTCGACCCGCACCCGGCGTACGTGGTCGCCGCCAACTGGGACCTGCTGGCCTGGAACCGCGCCGAGGCGGGCCTCATCGGCGACCCGGCCCACTGGGGCGATCCCGAACGCAATCTGCTCCGCCTGGTCTTCACCGACCCCCGTATCCGTACGCTCCTGACCGACTGGCCCGACCAGGCCCGTACGCTGCTGGAGCAGTACCGCGCCAGCGCCGACCGGCACACCGGCGACCCGGCGTTCACCCGCCTGACCGCCGACCTCCGCACCCGCAGTCCGGAATTCCGCACCTGGTGGGACACCCATGACATCGCGGAGTTCCGCCCCACCCGCCGCGTCTTCGACCACCCGCGCCTGGGCCGCCTGACCTTCGACTACGTCAAACTCACCCCGGTCGACACGCCTGGGGTCACGCTCGTCTCCTGCATGCCGTCGGACGACGCGACGGCCGGACAGCTGGCGGCGCTGAGCGCGTACGCGGGCGACCGGGACACGCCTTCCCCACCGCACGCCGAAGGCGCGTCCGGCCTCCGGTGA
- a CDS encoding TIGR03618 family F420-dependent PPOX class oxidoreductase, which translates to MSLAMNAAGREAFLAGAHVAVLGVGAPDGPPLLVPVWYAYRPGGEIVVLTGRKSVKARRIRAAGRLSLCVQREAAPYKYVSVEGPVTAFEDRVDAAERAALAHRYLPPETARAYLAATADQLTTDVTVRMRPERWRTADFASFAAAFS; encoded by the coding sequence ATGTCCCTTGCGATGAACGCGGCCGGCCGGGAGGCGTTCCTCGCCGGTGCCCACGTGGCCGTGCTGGGCGTCGGCGCCCCGGACGGCCCGCCGCTGCTCGTGCCCGTCTGGTACGCCTACCGCCCGGGCGGCGAGATCGTCGTCCTGACCGGCCGGAAGTCCGTCAAGGCCCGGCGCATCCGCGCGGCGGGCCGGCTCTCCCTCTGCGTCCAGCGGGAGGCGGCGCCGTACAAGTACGTCAGCGTCGAGGGCCCGGTGACCGCCTTCGAGGACCGGGTGGACGCGGCCGAGCGGGCCGCGCTGGCGCACCGCTATCTGCCGCCGGAGACCGCCCGCGCCTACCTGGCCGCCACGGCGGACCAGCTCACCACCGACGTGACCGTACGGATGCGCCCCGAGCGGTGGCGCACCGCCGACTTCGCCTCCTTCGCCGCCGCGTTCAGCTGA
- a CDS encoding amino acid adenylation domain-containing protein, with protein MPRPAQTSGRPDRTGPWNDTVTPYPRDHCLHELFEERARAAPRAPAVRHGDRTLTYGELSRCSDALARRLLTAGVRPGSTVGVLGGRCPEALVAFLAALKCGAVYVPLDDAYPPARLRAMAEEADVRVAVALPGSTSRVRGLRACIEGDLTAPAPGAGACDPTGPPAPRAAAPEDCAYIMFTSGSTGRPKPVAIPHRGVVRLASSGPWLSPPAPGERVLHAYSCSSDASTIEIWTALLSGACLVVAEREQLLSVDALERLLREEGVAVAFLTAGVLHHVARNRPEALRGLRFVSAGGEALDARLCRRVLAACPGITLVNFYGPTENSVVSSAYVVRDLPADAATVPIGRPFPNSTCHVLRADGTPAGPGEEGDLLVGGDGIALGYLNDPVLTAERFLDDPFGPRPGGRLYRTGDRARWRPDGVLEYRGRHDRQVKLRGFRVELDEIETRLRSHEAVGEAVVELDGEGARARPVAFVTPARPGGAVAVGQVRAYVASWLPAPAVPARIHVLDRFPVTGAGKVDRRALVARTMAPGGRDDSRPDTAVRAGSGRTGTGPYAGGSAGQTDATGNGDANANGQRPASAAGSEAGGGATGDGSGLLGVLADVWEHILRVRPAPADSFFDLGGDSLLIAEATTRTMTALGMDAAHGTSLVRGLLREPTLGAYAAAVDRALRADRAGRRTGSAPAAEADFLREARLGLRPPPVRGPVPRWRDPARVLVTGATGFVGAFLLDRLAHATGAELLCPVRARDAAHARRRVCSNAARYGLDTAPYRQRLTCFPADLAAPRLGLSEERFTRLGGTADLILHAGARVNFLYPYAALRPANVDGTRELVRLAAGRRIPLHFLSTIAVLAGFGTAGVRQVAEDAPLAHADRLTMGYAESKWVAERLLKEAARAGLPVTVHRPYEVTGEQRTGICNTETAISSLFRVIAETGVAPDVPLPLDFVPVDHLAAAVVHLATHEPADGRTYHLTNPRPARLADMLTRMRAAGYRIRELPYDAWVAELVQHVARHPSSPTTPFVSLCVDRSNKSDMSVKEMYLDGVFPRLGRANTERGLADSGLVCPPTDAALLDRYLTFFRSSGFLPPPLPHHDT; from the coding sequence ATGCCGCGACCCGCCCAGACGTCCGGCCGGCCGGACCGGACCGGACCGTGGAACGACACGGTGACGCCGTATCCACGCGACCACTGCCTGCACGAACTGTTCGAGGAACGGGCGCGGGCCGCGCCCCGCGCGCCCGCCGTCCGGCACGGCGACCGCACCCTGACCTACGGTGAACTGAGCCGGTGTTCCGACGCCCTCGCCCGGCGGCTGCTGACCGCCGGTGTCCGGCCCGGCAGCACCGTGGGGGTACTGGGCGGCCGGTGCCCCGAGGCGCTGGTGGCCTTCCTCGCCGCCCTCAAGTGCGGTGCGGTGTACGTGCCGTTGGACGACGCCTACCCGCCCGCCCGGTTGCGCGCGATGGCCGAGGAGGCCGATGTACGGGTCGCCGTCGCGCTGCCGGGCAGCACCAGCCGGGTGCGCGGACTGCGCGCCTGTATCGAGGGCGATCTCACCGCGCCGGCGCCGGGGGCGGGCGCGTGCGACCCGACCGGGCCCCCGGCGCCGCGGGCCGCCGCCCCGGAGGACTGCGCGTACATCATGTTCACCTCCGGCTCGACCGGCCGTCCGAAGCCCGTCGCGATCCCGCACCGCGGCGTGGTGCGCCTGGCCTCCTCCGGCCCCTGGCTGTCGCCGCCCGCGCCCGGGGAGCGGGTGCTGCACGCGTACAGCTGCTCCTCCGACGCCTCGACGATCGAGATCTGGACGGCGCTGCTGTCCGGGGCCTGCCTGGTGGTCGCGGAGCGGGAGCAGCTGCTGTCGGTGGACGCGCTGGAGCGGCTGCTGCGCGAGGAGGGCGTGGCGGTGGCCTTCCTGACCGCGGGGGTGCTGCACCACGTGGCCCGCAACCGGCCCGAGGCGCTGCGCGGCCTGCGGTTCGTCTCGGCGGGCGGCGAGGCGCTCGATGCCCGGCTGTGCCGCCGGGTGCTGGCCGCCTGCCCGGGGATCACCCTCGTCAATTTCTACGGGCCCACCGAGAACAGCGTCGTCTCCAGTGCGTACGTCGTCCGCGACCTGCCCGCCGACGCGGCCACCGTGCCCATCGGGCGCCCCTTCCCCAACTCCACCTGCCACGTGCTGCGCGCCGACGGCACGCCCGCCGGGCCCGGTGAGGAAGGCGATCTGCTCGTCGGGGGCGACGGCATCGCCCTCGGCTACCTCAACGACCCGGTCCTGACCGCCGAGCGCTTCCTCGACGATCCTTTCGGCCCCCGCCCCGGCGGGCGCCTGTACCGCACGGGCGACCGGGCGCGGTGGCGGCCGGACGGCGTCCTGGAGTACCGGGGGCGCCACGACCGGCAGGTCAAACTGCGCGGCTTCCGCGTGGAGCTGGACGAGATCGAGACACGGCTGCGCTCCCACGAGGCCGTCGGGGAGGCGGTCGTCGAGCTCGACGGGGAAGGGGCACGCGCCCGGCCGGTGGCCTTCGTGACACCGGCGCGCCCCGGCGGGGCGGTCGCGGTCGGGCAGGTGCGCGCGTATGTGGCGTCCTGGCTGCCCGCACCCGCCGTACCGGCGCGCATCCACGTCCTGGACCGGTTCCCCGTCACCGGTGCGGGCAAGGTCGACCGGCGCGCCCTGGTGGCCCGGACGATGGCGCCCGGGGGCCGCGACGACTCCCGCCCGGACACCGCCGTACGCGCCGGTTCCGGGCGAACCGGCACCGGGCCGTACGCGGGCGGGTCCGCCGGGCAAACGGATGCGACCGGGAACGGCGACGCGAACGCAAACGGGCAACGCCCGGCGTCCGCGGCGGGTTCCGAGGCCGGGGGCGGCGCGACGGGAGACGGTTCCGGTCTGCTGGGCGTGCTCGCCGACGTCTGGGAGCACATCCTGCGCGTCCGCCCGGCGCCCGCCGACAGCTTCTTCGACCTCGGCGGCGACTCGCTGCTCATCGCCGAGGCCACTACGCGGACGATGACCGCGCTGGGCATGGACGCCGCGCACGGCACCTCCCTCGTCCGCGGTCTGCTGCGGGAGCCGACGCTCGGCGCGTACGCGGCGGCGGTGGACCGGGCGCTGCGGGCCGACCGCGCCGGACGCCGGACCGGTTCCGCGCCCGCCGCGGAGGCGGACTTCCTGCGCGAGGCGCGCCTGGGGCTACGCCCGCCGCCCGTCCGCGGCCCCGTCCCCCGCTGGCGCGACCCGGCGCGCGTCCTGGTCACCGGCGCGACCGGCTTCGTGGGCGCCTTCCTGCTGGACCGGCTCGCCCACGCCACCGGCGCCGAGCTGCTCTGCCCCGTACGGGCACGGGACGCGGCACACGCGCGGCGCCGGGTGTGCTCCAACGCCGCCCGCTACGGTCTCGACACCGCCCCGTACCGACAGCGCCTGACCTGCTTCCCCGCCGACCTGGCCGCGCCGCGCCTGGGCCTGTCCGAGGAACGTTTCACGCGGCTGGGCGGGACCGCGGACCTGATCCTGCACGCCGGGGCGCGCGTCAACTTCCTCTATCCGTACGCCGCGCTGCGCCCGGCCAACGTCGACGGCACGCGGGAACTGGTGCGGCTCGCCGCCGGACGGCGCATACCCCTGCACTTCCTGTCCACCATCGCCGTCCTGGCGGGCTTCGGCACCGCGGGCGTGCGGCAGGTGGCCGAGGACGCGCCGCTGGCCCACGCCGACCGTCTGACCATGGGGTACGCGGAGAGCAAGTGGGTCGCCGAGCGGCTGCTGAAGGAAGCGGCCCGGGCGGGGCTGCCGGTGACGGTGCACCGTCCGTACGAGGTCACCGGCGAGCAGCGGACCGGGATCTGCAACACCGAGACGGCGATCAGCTCCCTCTTCCGGGTGATCGCGGAGACCGGTGTCGCGCCCGACGTGCCGCTGCCGCTGGACTTCGTACCGGTCGACCACCTGGCCGCCGCGGTGGTGCACCTGGCGACCCACGAGCCGGCCGACGGCCGCACCTACCACCTCACCAACCCCCGGCCGGCCCGCCTCGCCGACATGCTGACCCGGATGCGGGCGGCGGGCTACCGCATCCGCGAACTGCCCTACGACGCCTGGGTGGCGGAGCTGGTGCAGCATGTGGCGCGGCACCCCAGCAGCCCCACGACCCCGTTCGTCTCGCTCTGTGTGGACCGCAGCAACAAGTCCGACATGAGCGTGAAGGAGATGTACCTCGACGGTGTCTTCCCACGGCTCGGACGCGCGAACACCGAACGGGGCCTGGCGGACAGCGGACTCGTCTGCCCGCCCACCGACGCCGCCCTTCTCGACCGCTACCTCACCTTCTTCCGGTCCAGCGGCTTCCTGCCGCCGCCGCTCCCCCACCACGACACCTGA